A single window of Kitasatospora sp. HUAS MG31 DNA harbors:
- a CDS encoding NAD-dependent epimerase/dehydratase family protein gives MGPGREDAEEEIVRGGVVELGTVALTGAAGTIGSVVREALRGEVERLILLDRVPLRPEAGNEDVHTVDLRDAAAVEAALAGADRVIHLAGVPDEAPLADLLDANVLGTHHVLEACRRLGVGRVVLASSNRVTGFHPVGQLTGPREPVRPDGLYGVSKAAVEALGRLYADKFGLSVLCLRIGSFEAVPTEPRHLATWLSPRDALGYLRAALTAPPTTRFATVYAVSANTRRFWELPDPAVLAYAPVDDAETYAADIPGADRPADPASPQAGTYASPEFTLRHLRP, from the coding sequence GTGGGCCCGGGCCGCGAGGATGCGGAGGAGGAGATCGTCCGGGGAGGCGTGGTGGAGCTGGGCACGGTGGCGCTGACCGGCGCGGCGGGGACCATCGGGTCCGTGGTCCGCGAGGCGCTCCGGGGTGAGGTGGAGCGGCTGATCCTGCTGGACCGGGTGCCGCTGCGGCCGGAGGCCGGGAACGAGGACGTGCACACCGTCGACCTGCGCGACGCGGCCGCCGTGGAGGCGGCCCTGGCGGGCGCCGACCGGGTGATCCACCTGGCGGGTGTGCCGGACGAGGCACCGCTCGCGGACCTCCTGGACGCCAACGTGCTCGGCACCCACCACGTGCTGGAGGCGTGCCGCCGGCTGGGCGTCGGGCGGGTGGTGCTGGCCAGCAGCAACCGCGTGACCGGCTTCCACCCCGTCGGGCAGCTCACCGGGCCGCGGGAGCCGGTGCGGCCGGACGGTCTGTACGGGGTGAGCAAGGCCGCCGTCGAGGCCCTGGGGCGGCTCTACGCCGACAAGTTCGGCCTGTCCGTCCTCTGCCTGCGGATCGGCAGCTTCGAGGCCGTCCCCACCGAGCCGCGGCACCTGGCGACCTGGCTCAGCCCGCGCGACGCCCTCGGCTACCTCCGGGCCGCGCTGACCGCTCCGCCCACCACCCGCTTCGCCACCGTGTACGCGGTCTCCGCCAACACCCGGCGCTTCTGGGAACTCCCCGATCCGGCGGTCCTGGCCTACGCCCCCGTGGACGACGCCGAGACGTACGCCGCCGACATCCCCGGAGCCGACCGCCCGGCCGACCCCGCGTCACCCCAGGCCGGAACCTACGCCTCGCCCGAGTTCACCCTCCGCCACCTGCGGCCCTGA
- a CDS encoding NRDE family protein has protein sequence MCTVFVSFDPGSPVPVLVLAARDEYTDRAWLPPARHWPRHPRLLGGLDLLAGGTWLAVDPGGTGRSPRLACILNGFGLPADPARRLSRGELPLLAAAGDDLADRDWTRYDPFHLITAEPDAVTSLGWSGAELTRRVLEPGLHAVINDGMEGLASHRTSSESAARMMAARLAHFRPRLAAVRRPEPPTGPVDGAGTPTAEAWADWPPIADGDGLDRTDPAALVQHREFDEDRVWATTSLALVGLGRSGIRYDFNPAPGNAAWYPVDTHLPTG, from the coding sequence GTGTGCACCGTGTTCGTCAGCTTCGATCCCGGGTCGCCGGTGCCGGTCCTCGTCCTCGCCGCCCGGGACGAGTACACCGACCGGGCCTGGCTGCCGCCTGCCCGGCACTGGCCGCGGCATCCGCGGCTGCTGGGCGGGCTGGACCTGCTGGCGGGCGGCACCTGGCTGGCCGTGGACCCGGGCGGCACCGGCCGCAGTCCGCGGCTGGCCTGCATCCTCAACGGGTTCGGGCTGCCCGCCGATCCGGCCCGCCGGCTCTCGCGCGGTGAACTTCCACTGCTGGCCGCGGCGGGCGACGACCTCGCGGACCGCGACTGGACGCGCTACGACCCGTTCCACCTGATCACCGCCGAGCCGGACGCGGTGACCTCGCTGGGGTGGAGCGGCGCCGAGCTCACCCGTCGGGTGCTGGAGCCGGGCCTGCACGCCGTCATCAACGACGGGATGGAGGGCCTGGCCTCGCACCGGACATCCTCCGAGAGCGCCGCGCGGATGATGGCCGCCCGGCTCGCGCACTTCCGTCCGCGGCTGGCCGCCGTCCGACGTCCCGAGCCGCCGACCGGGCCCGTCGACGGCGCCGGCACCCCGACCGCCGAGGCGTGGGCCGACTGGCCGCCGATCGCCGACGGCGACGGACTGGACCGCACCGACCCGGCCGCCCTCGTCCAGCACCGCGAGTTCGACGAGGACCGGGTCTGGGCCACCACCTCGCTCGCCCTCGTCGGACTCGGCCGGTCCGGGATCCGCTACGACTTCAACCCCGCACCGGGCAACGCCGCCTGGTACCCCGTCGACACCCACCTGCCCACCGGCTGA
- a CDS encoding L-threonylcarbamoyladenylate synthase — protein sequence MAKYFDVHPQTPQARTISTVAESIRSGALIAYPTDSCFALGCRMGNQDGLERIRSIRRLGDRHHFTLMCENFAQLGQFVQIDNNVFRAIKAATPGRYTFILPATREVPRRLLHPKKKTVGVRIPDHTVTQALLAELGEPLVSSTLLLPDEAEPMTQGWEIKERLDHVLDAVVDSGDCGTEPTTVVDFSGGSPEIVRRGAGDPDRFEF from the coding sequence ATGGCGAAGTACTTCGACGTGCACCCGCAGACGCCCCAGGCGCGCACCATCAGCACCGTGGCCGAGAGCATCCGGTCCGGGGCCCTCATCGCGTACCCGACCGATTCCTGCTTCGCCCTGGGATGCCGGATGGGCAACCAGGACGGCCTCGAACGCATCCGGTCGATCCGCCGTCTCGGCGACCGTCACCACTTCACCCTGATGTGCGAGAACTTCGCGCAGCTCGGGCAGTTCGTCCAGATCGACAACAACGTCTTCCGCGCGATCAAGGCGGCGACCCCGGGCAGGTACACCTTCATCCTGCCCGCCACCCGGGAGGTGCCGCGCCGCCTGCTGCACCCGAAGAAGAAGACGGTCGGCGTGCGGATCCCCGACCACACCGTCACCCAGGCGCTGCTCGCGGAGCTCGGCGAGCCGCTCGTCTCCAGCACCCTCCTGCTCCCCGACGAGGCGGAGCCGATGACCCAGGGGTGGGAGATCAAGGAGCGGCTCGACCATGTGCTGGACGCCGTGGTCGACTCGGGCGACTGCGGCACCGAGCCGACCACGGTCGTCGACTTCTCCGGCGGGTCCCCGGAGATCGTCCGACGGGGTGCCGGCGACCCCGACCGCTTCGAGTTCTAG
- a CDS encoding chemotaxis protein produces MHPALSPAVLAELRRPRPYPAVSVLMPTHRREPDNAQDPIRLRNLLAEAKEKVQADPAVSRADRMDVLEQLDRALAEVDLVHAEEGLAILAAPGEHQVWSLGRAAPARVVLSDTFLTRNLVAAQAAERPYWVLAVAADRVALWDGGHERVTESTRHGFPLVRTFDNPDPERQEQIGDTPSTFRDEEAKTFLRQADTAVGKVLAADPRPLYVVGEAAALALLDTVGPIAKEATAQLQHGGLAQANAETVHQVVQPAVRANADRETSDALARLDEARGRQAFAAGLDEVWHAAGEGRIAQLVVEEHYRATVRDDGEHLVPAESGESGAREDIVDEVIERTLDTGALVGFVPDGTLTDAGRVAAVLRY; encoded by the coding sequence ATGCACCCCGCACTCAGCCCCGCCGTTCTCGCCGAGCTGCGCCGGCCGCGGCCCTATCCGGCGGTGTCCGTCCTGATGCCCACCCACCGCCGGGAGCCCGACAACGCGCAGGACCCGATCCGGCTGCGCAACCTGCTGGCCGAGGCCAAGGAGAAGGTCCAGGCCGACCCGGCGGTGTCCCGCGCCGACCGGATGGACGTCCTGGAACAGCTCGACCGGGCGCTCGCCGAGGTCGACCTGGTGCACGCCGAGGAGGGGCTGGCGATCCTCGCCGCACCCGGCGAGCACCAGGTCTGGTCACTCGGACGCGCGGCTCCCGCCCGGGTGGTCCTCTCCGATACCTTCCTCACCCGCAACCTGGTCGCCGCCCAGGCCGCCGAGCGCCCCTACTGGGTGCTCGCGGTCGCCGCCGACCGGGTGGCCCTGTGGGACGGGGGCCACGAGCGGGTCACCGAGTCGACCCGCCACGGCTTCCCGCTGGTGCGCACCTTCGACAACCCCGACCCCGAGCGGCAGGAGCAGATCGGCGACACGCCCAGCACCTTCCGGGACGAGGAGGCCAAGACCTTCCTGCGGCAGGCCGACACGGCGGTCGGCAAGGTGCTCGCCGCCGACCCCCGCCCGCTCTACGTGGTCGGCGAGGCCGCCGCACTCGCCCTGCTGGACACCGTCGGCCCGATCGCCAAGGAGGCCACCGCGCAGCTCCAGCACGGCGGGCTCGCCCAGGCCAACGCCGAGACCGTCCACCAGGTCGTCCAGCCCGCGGTCCGGGCCAACGCCGACCGCGAGACCAGCGACGCCCTCGCCCGGCTCGACGAGGCCCGCGGCCGCCAGGCGTTCGCCGCCGGACTGGACGAGGTCTGGCACGCCGCCGGCGAGGGCCGGATCGCCCAGCTGGTGGTCGAGGAGCACTACCGGGCCACCGTCCGCGACGACGGCGAGCACCTCGTGCCCGCCGAGTCCGGCGAGTCCGGGGCACGGGAGGACATCGTCGACGAGGTGATCGAGCGCACCCTCGACACCGGCGCCCTGGTCGGCTTCGTTCCGGACGGCACCCTCACCGACGCCGGACGCGTCGCGGCGGTCCTGCGCTACTGA
- a CDS encoding ArsR/SmtB family transcription factor has translation MLRIHFTPDDFARVSLAPRPAPLQELNVTLTMMGRRDGELLHGSWRRRALRALPNATLPLADLVPAGRAPSFLDVLADSLPEALEQVRSTPAELVGAELERVYAPARTPTPAWIHELHRGAPEAWRLIRRAQRAAFEVVLGPVWAQVQDLHHAEFVRRAVQLAEGGVGSVLAGLLPGARLHGGVWELPGRPREVHLGGRGLVLLPSFHWTGGPLLSDLPDRPVAVTYPAGAGFLPQPDGSAGQAALVKVIGNTRVELLHLLAEEHTTTGLARQLRVSAATVSAHTAALRGAGLISTSRAGKAVLHRRTTLGSLLLRQDAQGRRAERGSGPQVAEGELGRGVGSGLG, from the coding sequence GTGCTCCGGATCCACTTCACGCCGGACGACTTCGCCCGGGTCAGCCTCGCGCCTCGGCCGGCGCCGCTCCAGGAGCTCAACGTGACGCTGACGATGATGGGCCGCCGGGATGGCGAGCTTCTCCACGGTTCATGGCGACGCAGGGCGTTGCGCGCGCTGCCGAACGCCACCCTCCCGCTCGCGGACCTCGTCCCGGCCGGCCGGGCGCCGAGTTTCCTGGACGTGCTGGCGGACTCCCTCCCCGAGGCCCTGGAACAGGTCCGCTCGACCCCGGCCGAGCTGGTCGGTGCCGAACTGGAACGGGTCTACGCACCCGCGCGCACGCCCACCCCGGCGTGGATCCACGAACTGCACCGGGGTGCCCCCGAGGCATGGCGCCTGATCCGTCGTGCGCAGCGTGCGGCGTTCGAGGTGGTGCTCGGCCCGGTCTGGGCGCAGGTGCAGGACCTGCACCACGCCGAGTTCGTGCGTCGGGCCGTGCAACTCGCCGAAGGCGGCGTCGGCTCGGTGCTGGCCGGGCTGCTGCCCGGAGCCCGCCTGCACGGAGGCGTTTGGGAGCTCCCGGGCAGGCCGCGGGAGGTCCACCTCGGCGGGCGCGGGCTGGTTCTCCTGCCCAGCTTCCACTGGACCGGCGGGCCGCTGTTGTCCGACCTCCCCGACCGCCCGGTCGCCGTCACGTACCCGGCGGGTGCCGGCTTTCTGCCGCAGCCCGACGGCTCCGCCGGTCAAGCGGCGCTGGTCAAGGTGATCGGGAACACGCGCGTCGAACTGCTGCACCTGCTCGCCGAGGAACACACCACGACCGGGCTCGCCCGCCAGCTCCGCGTCAGCGCCGCCACGGTCTCGGCCCACACCGCCGCTCTTCGCGGCGCCGGACTGATCTCCACCTCGCGTGCCGGCAAGGCGGTCCTGCACCGGCGCACCACGCTCGGCAGCCTGTTGCTACGGCAGGACGCCCAGGGGCGCCGAGCGGAGCGGGGATCAGGGCCGCAGGTGGCGGAGGGTGAACTCGGGCGAGGCGTAGGTTCCGGCCTGGGGTGA
- a CDS encoding class I SAM-dependent DNA methyltransferase — MSEPDFLRTTRDSYDLLADDYAGHFRGELAAKPLDRAQLAGFADLVKASGLPGPVADVGCGTGRVTAHLDGIGLPVFGIDLSPRMLAAARQAHPGLRFEEGSMLALDLPDGSLSGLLAWYSTIHVPDELLPQVFAEFHRVLAPGGHLLAGFQVGDVPRHRTEAFGHEIDLTFHRRRPEQVSDLLGAAGLPVIARMQRECDEDGPFPEKTPQAFLVARKPRAQAKPSA; from the coding sequence GTGAGCGAACCGGACTTCCTGCGGACGACCCGCGACTCCTACGACCTGCTGGCTGACGACTACGCCGGCCACTTCCGCGGCGAACTCGCGGCGAAGCCGCTCGACCGGGCCCAACTCGCCGGGTTCGCCGACCTGGTGAAGGCCTCCGGACTGCCGGGCCCGGTGGCCGACGTCGGCTGCGGCACCGGGCGGGTGACGGCCCACCTCGACGGGATCGGACTGCCGGTGTTCGGCATCGACCTGTCGCCGCGGATGCTGGCCGCCGCCCGGCAGGCCCACCCCGGGCTGCGGTTCGAGGAGGGCTCCATGCTGGCGCTCGACCTGCCGGACGGCAGCCTCAGCGGCCTGCTCGCCTGGTACTCCACCATCCACGTCCCGGACGAGCTGCTGCCGCAGGTGTTCGCCGAGTTCCACCGGGTGCTCGCCCCGGGCGGTCACCTGCTGGCCGGGTTCCAGGTCGGCGACGTCCCGCGCCACCGGACCGAGGCGTTCGGCCACGAGATCGACCTGACCTTCCACCGGCGCAGGCCCGAGCAGGTGTCCGACCTGCTGGGAGCCGCCGGGCTGCCGGTGATCGCCCGGATGCAGCGGGAGTGCGACGAGGACGGCCCGTTCCCGGAGAAGACACCCCAGGCGTTCCTGGTGGCCCGCAAGCCGCGGGCTCAGGCGAAGCCGTCCGCCTGA
- a CDS encoding ABC transporter substrate-binding protein: protein MKKRKGTPDAPDVLELGARFARSAAQEGLLASYAVVPHRRIPDGQKDPRSRWFSSYGGYISIGCDAGRIAVCPISFSDLLKPEYRGKVALTGTDPRRSEVAFAAVYSAALANGGSFDDIQPGLDYFARLDGTGNLQHTSPNPAQEKIASGATPIVIEWDFLNLAHSDEIPSSSVRWKVSIPFDGSFSEYYAQAINKDAPHPAAARLWEEYVLSPEGQNLRLDDYARPALMQSMREDGTIDKAKAARLPTVEGVPTFPSEEQLKRSRSVVAKGWTAAVPGLTVDDRAGPFQAADG from the coding sequence GTGAAGAAGCGGAAGGGGACGCCCGATGCCCCGGACGTGCTGGAGCTCGGCGCCCGCTTCGCACGGTCCGCCGCCCAGGAGGGCCTGCTCGCCTCGTACGCGGTCGTGCCGCACCGGAGGATCCCGGACGGCCAGAAGGACCCGCGGTCCCGGTGGTTCAGCAGCTACGGGGGGTACATCTCGATCGGCTGCGACGCCGGCCGGATAGCGGTCTGCCCCATCTCCTTCTCCGACCTGCTGAAACCGGAGTACCGGGGCAAGGTCGCCCTCACCGGAACCGACCCCAGGAGGTCGGAGGTGGCCTTCGCCGCCGTGTACTCCGCAGCCCTGGCGAACGGCGGGTCGTTCGACGACATCCAGCCCGGCCTCGACTACTTCGCACGGCTCGACGGCACGGGGAACCTGCAGCACACCAGCCCCAACCCGGCCCAGGAGAAGATCGCGAGCGGCGCCACGCCCATCGTCATCGAATGGGACTTCCTCAACCTCGCCCACAGCGACGAGATCCCCAGTTCCTCGGTCCGGTGGAAGGTCTCCATCCCCTTCGACGGCAGCTTCTCCGAGTACTACGCCCAGGCGATCAACAAGGACGCTCCGCATCCGGCGGCGGCGCGCCTGTGGGAGGAGTACGTGCTCAGCCCGGAGGGGCAGAACCTGAGGCTCGACGACTACGCCCGGCCGGCGCTGATGCAGTCCATGCGGGAGGACGGGACGATCGACAAGGCCAAGGCCGCCCGGCTGCCGACCGTCGAGGGCGTCCCGACCTTCCCGAGCGAGGAGCAGCTGAAGAGGTCGCGGAGCGTGGTGGCGAAGGGCTGGACCGCCGCCGTTCCGGGCCTGACGGTGGACGACCGCGCCGGACCGTTCCAGGCCGCCGACGGCTGA
- a CDS encoding peptidylprolyl isomerase, producing the protein MKRTSSALLAALTTLPLALSGTAAAAEPSAPGRSAAGGQASAACTYTPAVPADNFKGIPVFDARKAAKPYSATLRTSQGSITFKALTDKAPCTTYSFRFLAERDYFDRSHCHRLTTQRIFVLQCGDPTGTGSGGPGYSFPDENLDGATYPAGTVAMANAGPNTNGSQFFFVWKDTKLSPNYTPFGQVTAGLDVLQKIAAGGEDDQNNPGDGFPTLPVNIRNVAITKR; encoded by the coding sequence GTGAAGCGCACGTCCTCGGCCCTGCTCGCCGCCCTGACCACCCTCCCGCTGGCGCTGTCCGGTACCGCGGCGGCCGCCGAGCCGTCCGCTCCCGGGCGGTCCGCCGCCGGGGGACAGGCGAGCGCCGCCTGCACGTACACGCCGGCGGTTCCGGCCGACAACTTCAAGGGCATCCCGGTCTTCGACGCGAGGAAGGCCGCGAAGCCGTACAGTGCGACGCTGCGGACCAGTCAGGGCTCGATCACCTTCAAGGCGCTGACGGACAAGGCCCCGTGCACCACCTACTCGTTCCGGTTCCTGGCCGAGCGCGACTACTTCGACCGCAGCCACTGCCACCGGCTCACCACCCAGCGGATCTTCGTGCTCCAGTGCGGCGACCCGACCGGCACCGGCAGCGGCGGGCCCGGGTACTCGTTCCCGGACGAGAACCTCGACGGCGCCACCTACCCGGCCGGGACCGTCGCCATGGCGAACGCCGGTCCGAACACCAACGGCAGCCAGTTCTTCTTCGTCTGGAAGGACACCAAGCTCTCGCCGAACTACACGCCGTTCGGGCAGGTCACGGCCGGGCTCGACGTCCTGCAGAAGATCGCGGCGGGCGGCGAGGACGACCAGAACAACCCCGGTGACGGCTTTCCGACCCTGCCGGTGAACATCCGCAACGTGGCCATCACCAAGCGCTGA
- a CDS encoding alpha/beta hydrolase family protein, whose translation MTHDFSLSRRTVTRSALLGSAALLLGAGGRAHAVSRATTEGPVPGDAVLALPAPTGRHPVGCRPVYLVDDSRRDPWDSTIPGRELMLTVYYPARDVTGLAPAPQLPPQAATWFGRIAPLTPLHLPAAGVNWGATRSHAFEGASPLPGRWPVLVHSPGGGDPRGLGTSLAEDLASHGAVVFSVDHPGDAAAVEFPDARPHREDTVRTTVLRGDPRDQPAVARTMIDARIADLHHVLDRLGHAAELPLPRGLAETLDLRRLGVYGHSAGGSAVTEVMYEDRRVRAGINLEGYLDYPPSAPGAAAEPFPVAADGMDRPLLLLGSEGFDRRQELDRSWLALAALSGRWVRRARVADANHWIFTDYAAMLPRLQAAGLMTAAERNALIGTVDPTVSVPEVRHTIRRFFARHLAGH comes from the coding sequence ATGACTCACGACTTCTCCCTCAGCCGACGCACCGTCACCAGGTCCGCACTGCTCGGCTCCGCCGCCCTGCTGCTCGGCGCCGGTGGCCGCGCCCACGCCGTCTCCCGGGCCACCACCGAGGGACCGGTCCCGGGCGATGCCGTCCTCGCCCTGCCCGCGCCCACGGGCCGCCACCCCGTGGGGTGCCGGCCGGTGTACCTCGTCGACGACTCCCGGCGCGACCCGTGGGACTCCACCATCCCCGGGAGGGAGCTCATGCTGACGGTCTACTACCCGGCCCGCGACGTCACCGGCCTCGCCCCGGCCCCACAGCTGCCGCCGCAGGCCGCGACCTGGTTCGGACGGATCGCCCCGCTCACGCCGCTCCACCTGCCTGCCGCGGGCGTGAACTGGGGCGCCACCCGGTCCCACGCGTTCGAGGGAGCCTCGCCGCTGCCGGGCCGGTGGCCGGTACTGGTGCACAGCCCGGGCGGCGGCGACCCGCGCGGCCTGGGGACGTCCCTGGCCGAGGACCTGGCCAGTCACGGCGCCGTCGTCTTCTCGGTCGACCACCCCGGCGACGCCGCAGCGGTCGAGTTCCCGGATGCCCGGCCGCACCGGGAGGACACCGTACGGACGACCGTCCTCCGCGGCGACCCACGGGACCAGCCGGCCGTGGCCCGCACGATGATCGACGCGCGGATCGCCGACCTGCACCATGTCCTCGACCGGCTCGGGCACGCGGCCGAACTGCCGCTGCCGCGCGGGCTCGCCGAGACGCTGGACCTGCGTCGCCTCGGCGTGTACGGGCACTCGGCCGGCGGCAGCGCCGTGACCGAGGTGATGTACGAGGACCGGCGGGTGCGGGCCGGGATCAACCTGGAGGGCTACCTGGACTACCCGCCCTCCGCGCCCGGCGCCGCCGCCGAACCGTTCCCGGTCGCGGCGGACGGGATGGACCGGCCACTGCTCCTGCTCGGCAGCGAGGGGTTCGACCGCCGGCAGGAACTGGACCGCTCCTGGCTGGCCTTGGCCGCGCTCTCCGGCCGATGGGTCCGCCGCGCACGGGTCGCTGACGCCAACCACTGGATCTTCACCGACTACGCTGCGATGCTCCCCCGGCTCCAGGCAGCCGGGTTGATGACGGCGGCGGAGAGGAACGCGCTGATCGGCACCGTCGACCCGACCGTATCGGTCCCCGAGGTCCGCCACACGATCCGCAGGTTCTTCGCACGACACCTGGCCGGCCACTGA